TGAGTTTTTCGCTGTAAATTTGATttacacataattatattatcaatatatatcttacataattatctttatgataaatgCATTTCTTCAATTAAACAAACCTTAGTAGCTTCCAGTTGCTGTTCCAAAGATCCAGATCCTTCCATCATAGATgttctatgaaaaaaaatcgtttttattcctttaattaaataaccagataaataaataattctttcaatGCAAACCTTGTTTCTGCGAGCCACTGATGGAAGGCATTGGCATGCTTGGCGAATTCCTTACGCAATTTATCATTCTCCTCCTGCCGCTGTGCTTCTTTCGCAAGTTCAACATCGCgctctttaattattttctgtaagTTACGCCAAGTATCTTCCAAGGCTTCCATCGTGAACCATGTGTATGGATTCGGTCCAACGTTGAAGCTCTTGATTTGTCTGTCAAGAGCAGCCAGGGCTTGGAAGTCAGCTTCAGCCGAGGATAAGCTAGCTTGGAACTGTGCGTGTGCCTCACGAAGAGCACGAATCTCCTCGATACTATTACAACGCACAGGATCCGTCAGATCTTCCTCGGCATTCTCAAACCAAGAATTAAAAGCGGATGCTTTCTTTGCAAATGTCAGATAGAGCTCTTCAATCTGCCTGAATTGATCTTGCATTCTCAATAGACGCTGTTTCCTTGAATCGGAATCGGCCAGGAGTTTCTGCCAACGAGCGATAACATCGGCATGACGTTTCTGAATGCTGGGTGTTTGATCATGGCCGGAATCAACGAGCTGTTCTTTCAATGAAGTAATGTTCTGAATACCTTCATGCTCAAAGGCATGAAGACCAGCATCGAAGGTCTCCTGTTTCGTAAGTAGAGTCTGCACAGTAGATAAATCTCGACCAAATTCCTCTGAACGCACATGAGTCTCCTTATCAGCGATCCATGATTCGACTACATCGGCCTTCCACATGAACTGCAAGTACGCCGAATTATCGTTCAAGCGTATCTTCCTGCGAGCCGCGAGAGCTCCGAGTTGTTCCAATTTGTTGCGCAATTGCGCGCATCTTTGACTGATAGCATCCGCTCGATGATTGCCAGCTTTAATCAGCGTCTCGCCGGCTTCGCAAATGTCCTTGCAACGTTCACCGTGAGCTGCAAAATCAGTTTCGAACGCATCGTGTTTCTTCAAAAGACCTTGGACAGCGGCCATTGTATCGCCATAATCTTCGACAGAGAGTAATTGCTGCTTCTCTGTAATCCaggcttcttcttcttcgacTTTGGCGAGGAACTGCTGATACGTCAAGGACTCGTCCAATTTCTGTCCTCTAGTGGCAGCTAATTGCTTCAATTCAGCCCACGCTTGATTAAGAAGTTTTAGACGCTGCTCAATTTCGGGTACTCCCAAATTGGAAACATCCATCAATTTCTCTCCTGCTTCTTGGACAGCTTGGATAGCAGGTTCGTGACTACCAAGTTCGGCTTCCAATCTCTTGTGCTTCTTCTTTAAGTTCTGCACACCTGTAAGGTCGCGGCCGTAATCATCCGATCCAACGAGAAGCTTTTTTTCCTTGATCCAAGATTCTTCATCAGCAATATCGCGGAAGAACTGATGCAAAGTATTGGCCTCATTCAGTCTCGCTTGTCTATGCGCTGCTAAATTCCTAATTCGCTCATAACGTTCATTTATGCTTTGACGTTTCTCCTGAATGCCGGCGGCATCGAACTGGCCGCTCTCGATCAACGAATCAGCCTGCGCATTCATATCCTTGATTCTCTCTTCATGCGCTTGTATATCCGCCTCGACAAGTTGATGCTTCTTCATAAGATTTTGCACCGAGGCCAAATCCTTACCAGCATCTTCAGATGTAAGCAAACTCTCAACTTCTCCTAGCCAGAAATCAAGATCCTTGACAGCAGCAATATAAGTACGCTGCTTATTGGCTTCCTTCAGTTTCATGGACTTCTCTGTGGTCTTTTGAGTAAGATATTCCCATTGATCAGCAATGGACGCCAGTCTTTTTTGAACTGCATCTTCCGAACCGGCACACTGATGCTTTTCGATTAAATTACCTCCCATAGCAAGTACCGATTGAATTCGATCTGCATTGGCCGCCAGTTCAGCTTCAAAAGCTTGATGTTTCTGATGTTTCGATTGAATGTTGGCGGGATCTTTGTAATTCTCTTCGGTTGCTAATTGAAGCTTCTCGGCAATCCAATTTTCCATCTCGTCAGCATCTCGAGAGAACTGCTGCAAAGTTTGCGATTCGCCTAGCTTTGAGCGCTTCTCAATAAGAGCGTCCTTCAAGTGTCGCCAGCGATCTAATACTTGGCATCGTCTTTCATCGATAGGTTTAGCGGCATAATGCTCAGCAGCGATCAATTGATCAGCCAGAGTTTGTAAGGTAGCGATCTTCTCTTCGTGAGCGTTGATTGCTTTATCAAAATCTTCATGTTTCTTGATGAGAGCCTCAACGTTGTCACTGCTATCCACCGCGTCTGCACTGCTGAGGAAAGCCTCCCGCGCGCTCATCCAATTCTCTGCCTGCTCGCAATCCCTGCAGAACAATTGCAGTTCAAGATTTTGATCGAGTTGCATGCGTCGTTGGACCCAAGCCTTTTCTAGTTCTTGTCGGGCTTCAATCATAGATTCGATTTTCTCCAATATCTCAACACTGGCATAATGGCTAGACTGCAATAGTTGTTGGCCGAATAATTCAAACGCTTGAAAAGTACCCGCTCTAGCATCTATCTCCATCCGGTGttcctatataaaaaataaaacaataaaattataaaatagattatgATTCGATTCTCGAACATTTTACATCAGTACACAACTCTTTGTTTGTTACGTATGATCATTCGGCAGTGAATGTTAAAAGCAGAAAAGTAGTAATTACGCGATAAGCATTGAAAATACCCAAACTGTTAATAGGCAGTATTTTCATTGCAAAACATCGGCACAAGATCAATCAGCCTCTTctcgtaaaagaaaaaagtcacCAATGAGACGGATtacacgaaattaattttaggcAACTCTCGTCAGGCAACTCCGCGATTTTCGTGATGCATGCTCAAACGGTTTTATACCTCTGGAAGTATCCCGTAACGCGCATCTATCTCTGCTCTGTgattctataatttaaatggCTTGGTGAAGGATTTGTCAGATGATTGTGATGACTGTTTGATCATGCCACGACGGAGAATATTTTTACCTGATGACGTTCGAGCAATGCTTCAGCGCCCGTGACATCCGATGCAAGTTCTTCGGAAGCAACTAAGCCCATCATCGAATTGATCCAGGCCATCAAGTCGCGATAATCACTGAGGAAGCGTTGCAAATCATACGAATCCAAAAGCTTTTCCTTTCTACTGTTAGCTTTAGCCGTCAGTTGGGTCCATTCTTCATTGATCTCCTTCTGTTTAGCATATGTTTGCTCAGCGGTCTCCGGATGCGATTGCATCAGACGATTAGCCGTCTCGTCAAGTTGCTTGATTTTGTCTCCCAAAGCTGCCAGATCCCTCTCTAGACCTTCGTGTTTGCGCTGCAAAGCCTGAACGCTACGCAGATCCTTGCCTAGATCATCATTGTTCAGCGCCGCGTCCTTTTCGCGAATCCAATCCTTCGTCTCGTCAACGTCACGATGAAATCGTTGCACCTCGTGAGCAGAACCAAGCTGATTGGCTCGTTCAGCCGTGAGTGTTTGCAGGCTGGTCCACTTCTCATTCAGATCCTGAATCTGTGTCTGAATTTTCAATGCCGCTTCAGTTTGTCCGAGACTCATCAGTTGCACGGCGATTTCATTCATCTCGGCTAAACGCACTTCGTTCGCCTTAAGATCAGCTTGAAAATCGTCGAATTTCTTTTGCATAACCTCCACTTGTTCCAAATCCTCACCCACGTCCTGTACCTGGGCGTGATTTTCCTTGTCCTTGATCCAAGTGGCCAATTCAGCGGCTTCTCTCACCAGCACGTAAGCTTTGGCTGTTTCATTAAGCTTGTTTTGACGCTCGCGCGCTAAACGCAAGAGATCATCGTATTGCGCCTGGATCTGCGCCTGCCGTGCGGCGATCGAGCTCTGCTCTCTAGCCAAATTCTGTTGGGACGCGCTGAGACTCGCCTCGGGTTCCACGCGCTTCACGTACGCTGCCGGTACGAAACCTTGACGATCGTTTACTTCAACCTTCCACCAGTCCTTGTTGTTGGAGTTGAGCAGAGTCAAAGTGTCGCCCTTCTTCATGGATACTTCTCTAGGCGATTTTTCAGTATAGTCATAAAGGGCGACGACACATTCCTTGCCAGTGATATCGATCGTAGGTGTCTCTTGCTGTCTGCACGCTGCAGCTTGATCTCTCAGTGCCGCAATGGTACTCGCAAATGCTTCCAGATCGCTGACCAAGGCCTCATGTTTCTTCAAAAGAGCCTCAGAACTATCCTCATCCTTGCCGTAATCGCCATTCATCACTATAGGACGTTTCTCCTTCATCCATGATTCAGCTTCGTTCGCATCGGCAAAATATTGATGCGCCTGCAAAGAGTCATCCAAGTCGTTCTTACGTTGGCGAGCTTTATCCTTCAATTGTCCCCAGTGTTCATCCAAAGCCGCAAGTCGCTGATTGATCTCCTCGGCCGCGAAATGTCCCTCTTGTAACATCGACGAGCCCGCTTGACAAACTGCGGCCACTCTCGGTTCATGATTGTTGATCTCAGCCAAAACAGCCTGATGCTTCTTCTGAAGATTTTGCACGCCGATTAGATCACGACCGCGATTCGTGGATGCCGCAACTGGCTCTTTCTCACGAATCCACGCCTCCTCATCCTCGATATCTCGGAATAGTTGCTGCACTTGAAGCGAGTCCAGGAGTCGCTGCTTCCTCATGCTCATAGGACGCTGCAAGGCGGCGTATCTAGCTTGCAATTGGTCTTGCTTGGCTTTGATATTGTCAGCGTCGAAGTGACCCGACTTGACAAACTGATCGGCCGCTTGAGTGATACCATCGATTCTGTCCGCGTGAGAACCTACATCGGCCTCCAGAAGCGCATGCTTCTTCTGCAAATTCTGAACGCTGGTTAGATCTTTGCCATAGTCTTCCGACATCAGTTGTCCCTCCACTTCCGAGAGCCACAGTTCAATGTCCTCTACTGTTCGGTTGAATTGCTGCTGCTGAGAGGCCTCTTGCAATTTCGCGCCCTTCTTTTCGGTAGCTCGTGTCAAACTCTCCCAAAGTGTCGCAATTTCGTCTGAGCGGGTGCGTATGCGATCGCCAGCATAGTGATCGCTTTCGATCAGCTCTTGGCCAGTGGCTACCATCTCCTCCATGCGCGTCCTATTTGCGTTCAATTCCTGTTCAAAGTTCTGATGCTTCTGGACTTTACCGTTCAGATTAGTGGGATCCAAGTAACTGTCATCAGTAGCGAACTTAAGTTTCTCGTTAACCCAGCCCTTTGTTTCGTCGCAATCTCTCTCAAATTGTTGTAGCTTGTACGCATCCTCTAGGCGACGGCGTCTTTGAGCTGACTTTTCGAGAAGAATAGCTCGTCTCTCTAATAACAATTGCCGTCGTTGCGCCACGTCATCTGCAGCATAATGTTCGCCTTCGATTAATTTTCCAGCAAAGTCGTCGAGCACCTTGATCTTCTCCTCCTGAGCTGCCAGAGATTTATCGAAGTCTTCGTGTTTTTTGATAAGTGCCTCTACACTGTCAAGGGAATCTCCCAAGTCTTCGTTGGCCAGAAACGCTTCCTGTTTTGCCATCCACGCATCCGCTTGTTCGGTGTCACGATAGAATAGTTGTAAATCTACGCATTGCTCGTACAAGATACGTCTCTTCTCCCACAGGCTCAAGAGAGATGATTTGTCATCAGCAAGAGAGTTCAATTTCCGCGCTACTTCTTCGGAGGCATAATGCTTCTTCTCGAGAAGTTTATTACCAGCCAATGTGGTTGCATCAAAACTATCGGCTCTGGCGTCAATTTCTCCCTTATGTTCTTGATGTCGGTCGACTAAAGCCTCAGCACCGGCCACATCTTTCGCTAGTTCGTCTGCGGAAATGATGGCGCGCATATCATTCATCCAGGACACCAAGTCGCGATAATCGGCCAAGAACCGATGTAGATAGTAAGATTCGTCAAGTTTGAGGCGTCGCTCTTTCGCTTTTGCGGTAAGACTCTCCCATGACTGTAAAATCTCAGCCCGTTTAGCTTGAATCTGTTTGGAATGATCAGCTTCATGAATCGCGGCGAGACGATCAGCTTCCGCACCCAGCGTGTATACCTTGTCTTCCAGAGCAGCCAAATCACGCTCGATACCTTCGTGTTTTCGTTGTAATGTTTGTACGCTGGCAAGATCTCGTCCAAAATCGTCAGACGATAAGACAACGTCCTTCTCCGCGATCCAAGCCATGGTCTCATCGGCATCACGATTAAATCTCTGAATCTCGTGCGCCCCAAAAAGTTTCTCCTGTCGCAGTGTGGCCAGTTGTTTCAGTCTTTGCCAAGATTCGTTGAGCTCTTCCTTCCTGCGTAGAATAGTGTCACGTTCGGGATGTCCATCTAACAACAACTTGTCCGCTAGTTCGTTCACCTCTGTCACTCTGTACTCTTGACTCGCCATATCCTTCTGGAATTcgtcaaattttctttgaagcACTTCCACATGCTCCAAGTCGTGTCCAAACTCATCAGTTGTTACAAATGCCTCCTTATCGTGAATCCAAAACATTACTTCATCGCAGTGACGAATAAACTGTACGAGAACTAAAGCCTGCTGCAGCTTCAAACCCTTGTCAGCCAATCGAGACAGCAGTAACTCCCACAAGCGATGTAGCTCctctgtaaataattaaaaatattgtattaaaaaacaaattacaatttactaCAAGTACGACAgatttgtcataaatttcaagattacatctacataaattatatttatatattgtttacattatatacataaataagatTGTTAATATGTCTAacttcataatattaaaaaatatcaaatatcaaaaattttttaaacaaaatataattttcactattttgataaaatttaaatcttctaCAATCCATAAATTGTTATACaggtgatataaaaatatagcttacataatttacattgtatacaagtaatatagatatattactatgaataatataatttatattttacatacccAATGATATTATAGACTGGTTGTtccaatttctttataaacttatcaggtaaatatatatctttcatGAAATGAcagttttaaatctttaaattgtgtttagaaaatgaaatttaattatcaatataatttttgtatcatatatatatatatatatatattatatatatatatatacacacacacacacacacacacacacacacacacacacacacacacacacacacataaaacCTGAATAACAACACTCTTTGACAGTACTGtaacaatctataaaaaaaaccaaTATCTCTACCACTTGAACATACCTAGCCTCTTGCGAATTATATCGCTAGCAAAATGATGTTGTGCTATCATCTCGGAGCCAGTGTTATCGAGCAGCACAATGGCATTTGAATGAGCGGCAACTTCTGCCTCAAAGGCCTGGTGCTTTTGAATCTTCGCTTGCAGATTGGTTGGGTCCTTGTAACTCTCGTCAGAAGCTGCTTGCAGCTTCTCATAGATCCATCCTTCGAGTTCGTCCGCATCTCGCTTAAAGTACTAAAAGAGGACAGGTAGGGTAAGAGCAAAGCGTCAAGTAAATCAAAACAGCGAGGTCAAGAGAAATGAAGGAAGCACTGGGATACGTACCTGAAAGCGACGGGAGTCCTCGAGCTTGTCTCGCTTGTTGCGCGCTTCCGCCTTGAAGTTAGAGTAACGTCCCAATACTTGTTCTCGTCTCTCCTGGATATCCTCTGGATTCTCAAGAATCTTCACCTCTTTGGGTGTGATTTGGTCCATGATGCAGCCGCGATCTTTAAAATAGCTTCTACCGACCTACCGACTATCGTCCAAAATGGCCACGGTGGGGTGTGGCAGGATCAATTCGCTGCCGGAATCGATAAGCGGCGTTTCTTCCGCAGGCAAGCAGGCAGGTAGACACTGGCAGATCGTCGAATGCACACACAACAATAAATCGGGTCGTCAATAACACGGAAACAATGAGCGAGAGAGATACCCGTGGAATTCGCCCGCGAGCTCGATAGCTCGCCCACTTTCGTCTGCCACGATTGACGTTTCGATGATTCGACCGGATTCCTCTCGCACTTAAGACGACTCCGCACTCCGCGACCCGCGTGCTGCGTGAATGCTCCAGTGTATTCCGGTAGCGCTATTCAACACTATCCTTTGATTGGACGCTCGTCAACGCTCGTTCGATTTGCGCACAAATCACAGCGTTGTTTTAGGTGTTTTTATCCATCAGCGTTTCTATGTGCACATTGAATGtgcgaattaaataaagtactactagtcgtcgtgcgagcatacgaaattctccaacgaatttgtctccgttcgttgtatctcggcaattttcattcaaacggttttcTCATCGCTTTCCTTggcctgcgtttccacgaagGTACGTGACGTCACACCACTTTCGCGCCATGTTAATTTTCGCCGCCAATCAGACGAGCCGTcctttcacgtattttttcaaatgtaacggtcgcgccaagtgaaagtctcgcgcgcggtttacgttttactcgtgtgtgatatattatccataatatcgggagtgccgaataaagtatcgggcgatcgttattaatgtgcggttcgagaatagcaggatgatgtcagcagaaagcggcatccatggaacgactcggtattaaatatattattttttcaagtgatacatttctttacccggttttgtgtttgagtttaggaataatatttatcacattttcagaatcaaaaccgGAAAAGAAATGTAGccgtagcagcagcagcatcagcattgcagcaggagcagcgacagcaatcggtgagtgaatttttatcaaatcaattatttgaatttatatcatgtatatgtggtattgcacatttatagaacacgattatgcacatttgcataaaacagatttaaaatataaatgcatataattataaaattcacgggtatagcatgaaacataaccaaataaacgtggacgtagcatagaagagacccaaaaagtcatgcacattacctacgggattcatagatatttgactacgtagttcaatgtgcacattttgtgcacatagaggcgctaaTGAATGAAAACACCTTAAAACGACGCTATTGACCGCTATTTTGTACGTGCTGTTTTGTGCGtatgtttataaattcttttcataattaattatgcacaATGGGAcgatgtaatatatgtaataatacaaaaagtaaAGAATCCGGACGGACGTTCCATAAGTGAGTACCTTAATTGTtactgtatttaattaaatttatctaatacTTAATAACGAAGAGAGGTTATAATCACTACTTGAGAAACTTATAAtgattcttttttatgttttagggttgattgttccaacttcttagtaaacttacctattaaataaatatatgtttgtctt
This sequence is a window from Monomorium pharaonis isolate MP-MQ-018 chromosome 3, ASM1337386v2, whole genome shotgun sequence. Protein-coding genes within it:
- the LOC105840079 gene encoding spectrin alpha chain; the protein is MDQITPKEVKILENPEDIQERREQVLGRYSNFKAEARNKRDKLEDSRRFQYFKRDADELEGWIYEKLQAASDESYKDPTNLQAKIQKHQAFEAEVAAHSNAIVLLDNTGSEMIAQHHFASDIIRKRLEELHRLWELLLSRLADKGLKLQQALVLVQFIRHCDEVMFWIHDKEAFVTTDEFGHDLEHVEVLQRKFDEFQKDMASQEYRVTEVNELADKLLLDGHPERDTILRRKEELNESWQRLKQLATLRQEKLFGAHEIQRFNRDADETMAWIAEKDVVLSSDDFGRDLASVQTLQRKHEGIERDLAALEDKVYTLGAEADRLAAIHEADHSKQIQAKRAEILQSWESLTAKAKERRLKLDESYYLHRFLADYRDLVSWMNDMRAIISADELAKDVAGAEALVDRHQEHKGEIDARADSFDATTLAGNKLLEKKHYASEEVARKLNSLADDKSSLLSLWEKRRILYEQCVDLQLFYRDTEQADAWMAKQEAFLANEDLGDSLDSVEALIKKHEDFDKSLAAQEEKIKVLDDFAGKLIEGEHYAADDVAQRRQLLLERRAILLEKSAQRRRRLEDAYKLQQFERDCDETKGWVNEKLKFATDDSYLDPTNLNGKVQKHQNFEQELNANRTRMEEMVATGQELIESDHYAGDRIRTRSDEIATLWESLTRATEKKGAKLQEASQQQQFNRTVEDIELWLSEVEGQLMSEDYGKDLTSVQNLQKKHALLEADVGSHADRIDGITQAADQFVKSGHFDADNIKAKQDQLQARYAALQRPMSMRKQRLLDSLQVQQLFRDIEDEEAWIREKEPVAASTNRGRDLIGVQNLQKKHQAVLAEINNHEPRVAAVCQAGSSMLQEGHFAAEEINQRLAALDEHWGQLKDKARQRKNDLDDSLQAHQYFADANEAESWMKEKRPIVMNGDYGKDEDSSEALLKKHEALVSDLEAFASTIAALRDQAAACRQQETPTIDITGKECVVALYDYTEKSPREVSMKKGDTLTLLNSNNKDWWKVEVNDRQGFVPAAYVKRVEPEASLSASQQNLAREQSSIAARQAQIQAQYDDLLRLARERQNKLNETAKAYVLVREAAELATWIKDKENHAQVQDVGEDLEQVEVMQKKFDDFQADLKANEVRLAEMNEIAVQLMSLGQTEAALKIQTQIQDLNEKWTSLQTLTAERANQLGSAHEVQRFHRDVDETKDWIREKDAALNNDDLGKDLRSVQALQRKHEGLERDLAALGDKIKQLDETANRLMQSHPETAEQTYAKQKEINEEWTQLTAKANSRKEKLLDSYDLQRFLSDYRDLMAWINSMMGLVASEELASDVTGAEALLERHQEHRMEIDARAGTFQAFELFGQQLLQSSHYASVEILEKIESMIEARQELEKAWVQRRMQLDQNLELQLFCRDCEQAENWMSAREAFLSSADAVDSSDNVEALIKKHEDFDKAINAHEEKIATLQTLADQLIAAEHYAAKPIDERRCQVLDRWRHLKDALIEKRSKLGESQTLQQFSRDADEMENWIAEKLQLATEENYKDPANIQSKHQKHQAFEAELAANADRIQSVLAMGGNLIEKHQCAGSEDAVQKRLASIADQWEYLTQKTTEKSMKLKEANKQRTYIAAVKDLDFWLGEVESLLTSEDAGKDLASVQNLMKKHQLVEADIQAHEERIKDMNAQADSLIESGQFDAAGIQEKRQSINERYERIRNLAAHRQARLNEANTLHQFFRDIADEESWIKEKKLLVGSDDYGRDLTGVQNLKKKHKRLEAELGSHEPAIQAVQEAGEKLMDVSNLGVPEIEQRLKLLNQAWAELKQLAATRGQKLDESLTYQQFLAKVEEEEAWITEKQQLLSVEDYGDTMAAVQGLLKKHDAFETDFAAHGERCKDICEAGETLIKAGNHRADAISQRCAQLRNKLEQLGALAARRKIRLNDNSAYLQFMWKADVVESWIADKETHVRSEEFGRDLSTVQTLLTKQETFDAGLHAFEHEGIQNITSLKEQLVDSGHDQTPSIQKRHADVIARWQKLLADSDSRKQRLLRMQDQFRQIEELYLTFAKKASAFNSWFENAEEDLTDPVRCNSIEEIRALREAHAQFQASLSSAEADFQALAALDRQIKSFNVGPNPYTWFTMEALEDTWRNLQKIIKERDVELAKEAQRQEENDKLRKEFAKHANAFHQWLAETRTSMMEGSGSLEQQLEATKRKTQEVRARRQDLKKIEDLGAILEEHLILDNRYTEHSTVGLAQQWDQLDQLGMRMQHNLEQQIQARNQSGVSEDALKEFSMMFKHFDKDKSGRLNHQEFKSCLRALGYDLPMMEEGQPDPEFENILDIVDPNRDGYVSLQEYMAFMISKETENVQSSEEIENAFRAITAADRPYVTKEELYANLTKEMADYCVARMKPYVDPKSERPITAALDYIEFTRTLFQN